Proteins encoded together in one Triticum dicoccoides isolate Atlit2015 ecotype Zavitan chromosome 7B, WEW_v2.0, whole genome shotgun sequence window:
- the LOC119337127 gene encoding uncharacterized protein LOC119337127, with the protein MECEPEELQFLGPVGIYRESVAILRAHRPLYARIAAAFVLPLSALFLAHIAISHALFSTIDSDDSALESSAPGTASQQRILQRLGADWAALVLFKAAYLLALLLFSLLSTAAAVFSVASVYSAKHDALTFPRVLSVVPRVWRRLAATFLSAFALLFAYHFVFAVVFIALLVAVDNGSTLAGLLAFVVIVAYLVGLVYLSVVWHLASVVSVLEDYKGFQAMRKSKALIQGKLWTVVIIFVTLNIVFIVVEFAFRAWIVQGARHGLGAGGRLLLGLVMLAALCSVVMVALVVQTVVYLVCKSYHHESIDKSNISDHLEVYLGDYVPLKASDVQMQHFGDEV; encoded by the coding sequence ATGGAGTGCGAGCCCGAGGAGCTGCAGTTCCTGGGCCCCGTCGGCATCTACCGGGAGTCGGTGGCCATCCTGCGCGCGCACCGCCCGCTCTACGCCCGcatcgccgccgccttcgtcctccCGCTCTCCGCGCTCTTCCTCGCCCACATCGCCATCTCCCACGCCCTCTTCTCCACCATCGACTCCGACGACTCCGCCCTCGAGTCCTCCGCCCCCGGGACTGCCTCCCAGCAGCGGATCCTCCAGCGGCTCGGCGCCGACTGGGCCGCCCTCGTCCTCTTCAAGGCCGCCTACCTCCTCGCgctcctcctcttctcgctcctctccaccgccgccgccgtcttctccgtcgCCTCCGTCTACTCCGCCAAGCACGACGCGCTCACCTTCCCGCGGGTGCTCTCCGTCGTGCCCCGCGTCTGGCGCCGCCTCGCGGCCACCTTCCTCTCCGCATTCGCGCTGCTCTTCGCCTACCACTTCGTCTTCGCCGTCGTCTTCAtcgcgctcctcgtcgccgtcgacaATGGCTCCACCCTCGCCGGGCTCCTCGccttcgtcgtcatcgtcgcctACCTAGTCGGGCTCGTCTACCTCAGCGTCGTCTGGCACCTCGCCAGCGTCGTCTCGGTGCTCGAGGACTACAAGGGGTTCCAGGCCATGCGCAAGAGCAAGGCGCTCATCCAGGGGAAGCTCTGGACCGTCGTGATCATCTTCGTCACGCTCAACATCGTCTTCATCGTCGTGGAGTTCGCCTTCCGCGCCTGGATCGTCCAGGGCGCGCGCCACGGTCTCGGCGCGGGAGGGAGGCTGCTCCTTGGCCTCGTCATGCTGGCTGCGCTGTGCTCGGTCGTCATGGTGGCGCTGGTGGTGCAGACGGTGGTGTACCTGGTGTGCAAGAGCTACCACCACGAGAGCATCGACAAGAGCAACATCTCCGACCACCTCGAGGTCTACCTCGGCGACTACGTCCCGCTCAAGGCCAGCGACGTGCAGATGCAGCACTTCGGCGACGAGGTCTGA